The following coding sequences are from one Thermodesulfobacteriota bacterium window:
- the lpdA gene encoding dihydrolipoyl dehydrogenase: MSEFDIVVIGGGPGGYVAAIRGAQKGARVALVERDKLGGTCLNRGCIPTKALYYSAKTLSTVRKAEAFGVTTGKVSFDLSKAVGRKDDVVGRLVGGVGQLLKGNGVEVMTGEGFLEAAGKVRVTGPDKAGTTDTPGTIGAKSVIIATGSEPAMIPAFNIDRENVLTSTEALNLKKLPESLLIIGGGVMGCEFATIFSKFGSKVTVVELLPTILSTEDKQVVRVVAKSLKEAGVEVLTGVTVEDVEAGGGGEGEVKTRLQDGRVFTTEKVLVTIGRSFNSDGLGLEDLNVGMERGRIVVDEHMATSVPGVYAIGDVTGGMLLAHIASVEGGVAAANALGGSETMDYSAVPAGVFTDPEIASVGMKEKDAKEKGVEVKVGRFPYAASGKALAMAEADGFVQMIADPGTDKVLGCSIVGAHATDLIGEVALAVKAGLKVKDIIGTVHAHPTLPEVVMEAAEDVHGEAVHKIGRKR, translated from the coding sequence GATATAGTCGTTATAGGCGGCGGCCCTGGAGGCTACGTCGCCGCCATAAGGGGCGCGCAGAAGGGGGCCAGGGTGGCGCTCGTCGAGAGGGACAAGCTCGGCGGCACCTGCCTTAACAGGGGCTGCATACCGACCAAGGCGCTCTACTACTCGGCCAAGACCCTCTCGACCGTCAGGAAGGCCGAGGCGTTCGGGGTCACGACCGGCAAGGTGTCGTTCGACCTCTCGAAGGCCGTAGGCAGGAAGGACGACGTGGTGGGGAGGCTCGTAGGCGGGGTGGGGCAGCTCCTTAAAGGCAACGGGGTGGAGGTCATGACCGGCGAGGGCTTTCTTGAGGCGGCCGGGAAGGTCAGGGTAACCGGGCCGGACAAGGCCGGTACGACCGATACGCCCGGTACAATCGGCGCTAAGAGCGTTATAATCGCCACCGGCTCCGAGCCCGCGATGATACCGGCCTTCAATATAGACCGAGAGAACGTCCTTACCTCCACCGAGGCGCTTAACCTGAAAAAGCTCCCCGAGAGCCTCCTTATAATCGGCGGCGGGGTCATGGGGTGCGAGTTCGCGACGATATTCTCGAAGTTCGGGAGCAAGGTAACGGTCGTCGAGCTGCTGCCGACCATCCTCTCCACCGAGGACAAGCAGGTCGTGAGGGTCGTGGCCAAGAGCCTGAAGGAGGCGGGGGTCGAGGTCCTGACGGGCGTTACGGTCGAGGACGTGGAGGCCGGGGGGGGCGGGGAGGGGGAAGTAAAGACGCGCCTGCAGGACGGGAGGGTGTTTACAACCGAGAAGGTGCTTGTTACCATAGGCAGGAGTTTCAACTCCGACGGTTTGGGCCTCGAAGATTTGAACGTGGGTATGGAAAGGGGCCGCATAGTGGTGGACGAGCATATGGCCACGAGCGTGCCGGGCGTGTACGCCATAGGGGACGTAACGGGCGGTATGCTCCTGGCGCACATCGCGAGTGTGGAGGGCGGCGTCGCCGCAGCCAATGCGCTCGGCGGCTCCGAGACGATGGACTACTCGGCCGTGCCCGCCGGTGTATTCACCGACCCCGAGATAGCGAGCGTCGGGATGAAGGAAAAAGACGCAAAGGAGAAGGGGGTCGAGGTAAAGGTCGGGAGGTTCCCCTACGCCGCGAGCGGCAAGGCCCTTGCCATGGCCGAGGCCGACGGCTTCGTGCAGATGATCGCCGACCCGGGTACTGACAAGGTGCTCGGCTGCTCCATAGTCGGCGCCCACGCGACGGACCTTATAGGCGAGGTGGCGCTCGCGGTGAAGGCCGGGCTTAAGGTAAAGGATATAATCGGGACCGTGCACGCGCACCCGACGCTCCCCGAGGTAGTCATGGAGGCCGCCGAGGACGTCCACGGCGAGGCGGTGCATAAGATCGGGAGAAAGAGGTAG